The genome window CGAGAACCGCGTGGAGGTCCCGAAGGGCCGGGGGGAGACGATTCTTCTGGTGGAGGACGAGCCGACGATCCTGAGCGTGGGCCGGGAAATGCTGGAATCCCTGGGCTACAAGGTGCTCGCCGCCGGGACACCGGGCGAGGCGCTTGATCAGGTCAGGACCTACACCGGGGAGATACACCTTGTGCTCACCGACGTGGTGATGCCGGAGATGAACGGACGAGAACTGGCGGAACTTCTCCGCGGCGTCAGGCCCGGACTCGGGTGCCTGTTCGCGTCCGGCTACACGGCCGACATCATCGCCCGCCAGGGAGAGCTCGACGAAGGTGTTGTCTTCATCCAGAAACCGTTCTCGATCCAGGACCTCGCCGCCAAGGTGCGCGAGGCATTGGAGCGGGAATAGGTATCACCGACAGATATTCGCGAAGAAATGGACACATGGAAGGGGCGTACCGGCGGCTAGAAGGAGAGTCTGGCGATGCCCTTGATGCCGTGCGCGACATACTTGTCCGTGGTTATCTGGGCGTTGTACCTCAGGTGAAATGACGCGCCGTTCATCAGGAACATCGAGACACCTGCGCCGCAGAGGAAGAAGTTCCTGTCAGGCGATTGGGTCTCGATGCTGAAGGGTGAACTGCCTTGTGCGAGGCGTGACGTGATGCTCTGGCCGCCTCTTAAGAACTCGTGGCCGTAGGATGCATGGATGGTGGGCATCACGGAGGACTTGCCCGTGTTCCATGTGTAATAGAGCCTTCCCCCGATGTAGCCCTGGAGGGACTCGGTGTCCTGTCTGTCCACATTGAGGTTCAAGGCGCCCGCCCCCGATTCCGTGTA of Syntrophorhabdus sp. contains these proteins:
- a CDS encoding autotransporter outer membrane beta-barrel domain-containing protein, yielding YTESGAGALNLNVDRQDTESLQGYIGGRLYYTWNTGKSSVMPTIHASYGHEFLRGGQSITSRLAQGSSPFSIETQSPDRNFFLCGAGVSMFLMNGASFHLRYNAQITTDKYVAHGIKGIARLSF